One genomic region from Thermoleptolyngbya sichuanensis A183 encodes:
- a CDS encoding IS630 family transposase (programmed frameshift): protein MRPYSLDLRQKIIDVYIEGNTSQRQIAQQFRVAYSFVRKLIKQYRETGEIAPKRRTEQTPTKLSNEQLEILKTIAESNHDATLAELCDLLEQRVGVRIGVSTMFRMLEKLNLTLKKKTLYPDKKETERVQIERVKFWQLVRGFLAQDLIFIDESGVNLALTRLRARAPKGKRAHGKRPSKRGKRVSILGAISLKKVITYSNLIGSVDGLTFEAFISQRLVPKLWKGACVIMDNCSIHLGEEVRRLIEDAGAKLMFLPPYSPDFSPIENCFSKIKSILRSLGARSYLDLDKAIEESFSQVSLNDLQNWFSHCCYYASPE, encoded by the exons ATGCGACCCTACTCACTAGATCTTAGACAAAAAATTATTGATGTCTACATTGAAGGGAATACGTCGCAACGTCAAATCGCTCAACAATTTCGAGTTGCTTACAGTTTCGTGCGAAAGCTGATCAAACAATATCGGGAAACAGGTGAGATTGCCCCCAAACGCCGCACTGAGCAAACGCCAACCAAATTAAGTAATGAGCAACTAGAGATCCTAAAAACGATTGCTGAATCAAATCATGACGCGACATTGGCAGAGTTGTGTGACTTGCTGGAACAAAGGGTCGGTGTTCGGATTGGCGTTTCGACGATGTTTCGTATGTTAGAGAAACTGAACTTAACCCTTAA AAAAAAAACGCTGTATCCCGACAAAAAGGAAACTGAACGGGTGCAAATCGAACGAGTCAAATTTTGGCAACTGGTTCGAGGATTCCTGGCTCAAGACTTAATCTTTATTGACGAATCAGGAGTGAACCTGGCTTTGACTCGACTCCGGGCACGTGCCCCGAAAGGAAAACGAGCCCATGGTAAGCGTCCCAGCAAACGAGGGAAACGGGTCTCGATTCTTGGTGCAATTAGCCTTAAAAAGGTAATTACCTATTCCAATCTCATCGGTTCAGTCGATGGACTTACCTTTGAAGCCTTCATTTCCCAGAGACTCGTTCCTAAGTTGTGGAAAGGGGCATGTGTCATCATGGATAACTGCTCGATTCATCTTGGTGAAGAAGTTAGGAGGTTGATTGAGGATGCAGGTGCTAAACTGATGTTTCTACCGCCGTACTCGCCGGACTTTTCACCCATCGAGAATTGCTTTTCAAAGATTAAGAGTATTCTGCGCTCCCTTGGGGCACGGAGCTATCTTGATCTAGACAAAGCCATTGAGGAGTCCTTCTCCCAAGTGTCATTGAATGACCTACAGAATTGGTTCTCCCATTGCTGTTACTATGCCTCGCCAGAATGA
- a CDS encoding asparagine synthetase B family protein, protein MGNPWLCQPALLGEYLGLTKQWESDLHLIAHLWEHLGMEDTLAPWQQLVGTFAIAVYDRDRQTLTLGRDPAGGQTLYYTTDGATRWIAPRMRSLLPHHHREMDEIALRDYLCCAFVPGERTLWKGVRKLLPGTTLQLPSDQIQPYWTLQEQIVGATEPIEWHSQRLRHLLEETVKDALPNHEPVGCFLSGGIDSSCVTALARQLHNAPVHTFSIHFGKPYPNELEFSSLVAQHCQTHHHILEISLSDLWAFLPEAMVHLDNPIGDPLTVPNLLLGRVAKQFVNVALNGEGGDPCFGGPKNQPMLIQSVYGSFNQQDAVHAYLVSFQKCATDLPQLLKPEIWQAIRSEPYYLEGWLNSDLHYSVFHSGEA, encoded by the coding sequence ATGGGCAACCCCTGGCTGTGTCAACCCGCATTGCTAGGGGAGTACCTTGGACTGACCAAGCAGTGGGAGAGTGACCTACACCTGATTGCCCATCTGTGGGAGCACCTTGGCATGGAAGACACCCTTGCTCCGTGGCAGCAGCTTGTGGGAACCTTTGCTATTGCGGTCTACGATCGCGATCGCCAAACGTTGACCCTCGGCCGTGACCCTGCTGGTGGGCAGACTCTTTATTACACAACCGATGGAGCCACCCGCTGGATTGCCCCCCGAATGCGATCGCTCCTGCCCCACCACCACCGAGAGATGGATGAGATTGCCCTGCGGGACTATCTCTGCTGCGCCTTTGTGCCTGGCGAGCGCACCCTCTGGAAAGGGGTACGAAAGCTGCTCCCTGGCACAACCCTGCAACTGCCTAGCGACCAAATTCAACCCTATTGGACGTTGCAGGAGCAGATTGTGGGAGCAACAGAGCCGATTGAATGGCACAGTCAGCGATTGCGACATCTATTAGAAGAGACGGTGAAAGATGCCCTGCCTAACCATGAACCCGTTGGCTGCTTTCTATCAGGGGGGATTGACTCAAGCTGTGTGACAGCACTCGCCCGTCAACTTCACAATGCACCTGTGCATACCTTTTCTATTCACTTTGGTAAGCCATATCCGAATGAGTTAGAGTTCTCTTCACTGGTCGCCCAACATTGTCAAACTCATCATCATATCCTTGAAATTTCTCTGTCTGACCTGTGGGCATTTTTGCCTGAAGCGATGGTTCATTTGGATAATCCCATTGGCGATCCGCTGACGGTTCCAAATCTCTTGCTGGGACGTGTGGCAAAGCAGTTCGTGAACGTAGCTTTAAATGGTGAAGGCGGTGATCCGTGCTTTGGCGGCCCAAAAAATCAGCCGATGCTGATCCAAAGTGTATATGGCAGTTTTAACCAACAAGATGCGGTTCATGCCTACCTCGTCAGCTTCCAAAAGTGCGCTACTGATTTGCCGCAACTGCTTAAGCCAGAAATATGGCAAGCGATACGGTCAGAACCCTACTACCTTGAGGGCTGGCTCAATTCAGACCTGCATTATAGCGTTTTTCATTCTGGCGAGGCATAG
- a CDS encoding IS5 family transposase (programmed frameshift): MSRLPEIANPKRKAYPSDMRDAEWSVLQPLIPAGKGFGRPREVDFREILNAIFYVQRTGCQWEMLPHDLPPYTTVYFYFCKWHRKGIWQQMHDQRRADLRQKMGRTIDSSVAIADSQSVKTTEKRGGIYGFDGGKKVKGRKRHLVVDSQGLLIGVLVTEANASERLGAVVTLDEASDKLSRLEVVWVDQGYSSKKFAHAVQQVCGEPVRVEVIKRTSKSFEILPKRWIVERTFGWLNRYRRLSKDYELYCEMSEAMIYGAMIQLMLKRLAA, encoded by the exons ATGAGTCGCCTACCGGAAATCGCCAATCCCAAGCGCAAAGCCTATCCCAGTGATATGAGAGATGCAGAATGGAGCGTTTTGCAACCGCTGATACCTGCCGGTAAAGGCTTTGGTCGTCCCCGTGAAGTGGACTTTCGAGAAATCCTCAACGCAATCTTCTACGTGCAGCGTACTGGATGCCAGTGGGAAATGCTACCGCATGACCTTCCCCCGTATACAACGGTGTACTTCTACTTTTGCAAATGGCATCGCAAGGGGATTTGGCAGCAGATGCACGACCAACGCCGAGCAGACCTGCGGCAGAAAATGGGCAGAACCATAGACTCCAGTGTGGCAATTGCTGATTCCCAATCGGTCAAGACCACCGAAAAAAGGGGGG GCATCTACGGTTTCGACGGTGGCAAAAAGGTTAAGGGGCGTAAGCGCCACCTCGTTGTAGACTCCCAAGGGCTTTTAATTGGGGTATTAGTCACCGAAGCGAATGCCTCAGAACGGCTTGGAGCCGTGGTCACGCTCGATGAAGCCAGCGATAAACTCTCCCGGCTTGAGGTGGTGTGGGTAGACCAGGGGTATAGCAGCAAGAAGTTTGCCCATGCAGTCCAACAGGTCTGTGGGGAACCTGTCCGCGTAGAAGTCATCAAACGAACCTCCAAGTCGTTTGAAATTCTGCCTAAGCGCTGGATTGTGGAGCGAACTTTTGGCTGGTTGAATCGCTATCGACGCTTGAGCAAAGACTACGAATTGTATTGCGAAATGAGTGAAGCCATGATCTACGGTGCCATGATTCAATTGATGCTCAAGCGCTTGGCAGCTTAG
- a CDS encoding DEAD/DEAH box helicase, producing the protein MNHAERMAELFRQNNVAAAHVSGRMSDKQKDQVLADYQAGKTHVLCACDILNEGWDSPETEVLLMARPTLSKVVYVQQLGRGTRTAPGKEYLLVFDFIDNASRYTQSLSTHRLFKNPHYRPGGLVAAPSDLLAEEEATYARGEKPSAVLGLHLWVDKYEAIDIFRWQDEVKEMYSTTYLG; encoded by the coding sequence GTGAATCATGCTGAACGAATGGCAGAGTTGTTTCGGCAGAATAATGTGGCAGCCGCTCATGTTTCTGGGCGGATGTCCGATAAGCAAAAAGACCAGGTTTTAGCAGACTATCAAGCGGGCAAAACTCACGTCCTTTGTGCCTGTGACATTCTTAACGAAGGCTGGGACTCACCCGAAACAGAAGTCCTATTAATGGCGCGTCCGACCCTCAGCAAAGTGGTGTACGTCCAGCAGTTAGGACGGGGTACTCGCACGGCTCCGGGTAAAGAATACTTACTTGTTTTTGACTTTATTGATAACGCCAGCCGATACACTCAATCCCTCAGTACTCATCGCCTGTTCAAAAATCCTCACTATCGACCTGGAGGGCTGGTTGCCGCTCCCTCTGACCTTTTGGCAGAAGAGGAGGCCACTTACGCGAGAGGAGAAAAGCCGTCGGCGGTTTTAGGGCTACATCTCTGGGTTGATAAGTATGAGGCGATCGATATCTTCCGTTGGCAAGACGAAGTGAAGGAGATGTATAGCACTACGTATTTGGGTTAG